One genomic segment of Amycolatopsis sp. Hca4 includes these proteins:
- a CDS encoding TetR/AcrR family transcriptional regulator, whose amino-acid sequence MIQVMGGKYHHGDLRGELVRVSLDLIAEQGFAGFSVAEVARRAKVSPGAPYRHFASRESLLAEVAGNIACQLADRVTEAAAEHENPVDALAAAAGAYTRYLIERRSGMNVIYADGLHGPEHTGLHEQTRRLTDEFLLRCLVVAPDPATALELMEQLFTQAHGYGTFQLDGVFVKHGYSTDLVVHKSSEAARAAIMGRIAGAGR is encoded by the coding sequence GTGATCCAGGTCATGGGCGGCAAGTACCACCACGGCGACCTCCGCGGCGAGCTCGTGCGCGTATCCCTTGACCTGATCGCCGAGCAGGGGTTCGCGGGCTTCTCGGTCGCCGAGGTCGCGCGCCGCGCGAAAGTCAGCCCCGGCGCGCCGTACCGGCACTTCGCCTCCCGGGAGAGCCTGCTGGCCGAGGTGGCGGGCAACATCGCCTGCCAGCTCGCCGACCGCGTCACCGAGGCGGCCGCGGAGCACGAGAACCCGGTGGACGCCCTGGCCGCGGCGGCGGGCGCGTACACGCGCTACCTCATCGAGCGCCGGTCCGGGATGAACGTGATCTACGCCGACGGCCTGCACGGCCCCGAGCACACCGGCCTGCACGAACAGACCCGCCGGCTGACCGACGAGTTCCTGCTGCGCTGCCTGGTGGTGGCCCCCGACCCGGCGACCGCGCTGGAGCTGATGGAGCAGCTGTTCACCCAGGCGCACGGCTACGGCACGTTCCAGCTCGACGGCGTCTTCGTGAAGCACGGCTATTCGACGGACCTGGTGGTGCACAAGTCCTCGGAGGCCGCGCGCGCCGCCATCATGGGCCGGATTGCCGGTGCCGGCCGCTAG